CCAACGCCATGAAGGCCCTGAACGACTCCAGGGAGGAGCTCGGAAAGAAAGAGAAGGGCTTCGAGAAGGTCAAGGCAGCGGAACTCTCCAAGGCTGCGCCCACCAAGAGGTTCTGGTTCGAGGCGTTCAAATGGTTCATCACCTCCGAGGGCAGGCTCGCACTTGCCGGAAGGGACACGCATTCCAACGACTCCGTCGTCAAGAAGCACATGAAGGAGAAGGACATCTACGCCCACGCAGACATCCACGGAGCCCCCTCCGTCGTTCTCAAGGAGGGATTATCCGCCACCCCGGACGAGTTCCGCGAGGCCTGCTGGTTCGCTCTGGCACAGTCCAAGGCATGGACGGCGGGATCCCCCGAGGGGGGTGCCTTCTGGGCATATCCCGACCAGGTCTCCAAGACTCCCAACGCGGGAGAGTTCGTCCCCCGCGGCGCCTTCATAATCCGCGGGAAGAGGAACTGGGAGTACCACATCCCTCTCGAGATGGGGATCGGCGAGATCTACTACCAGAACGCCCGCAAGGTCATGTGCGCCCCCACCCCCGTGATCGAGAAGATGTCCGAGAGGTACTTCGTGATCAAGCCCTCCAAGGTCAAGAACGGAAGGATGGCCGGCGACATCGCCAAGGCGTTCGAGGTGCCCGAGGAGGAGGTCTCCAGGATCCTCCCGCCGGGTTCGGTCGAGATCGTCCGCAAGGTCTGGCCCAAGGACGACGAGGAAGAATCCGAGTCGGAATGAATGGACTGACGTCGGTACGGATGCCAAACCGAAAAAGAAGGTATGGCGGACGTACTGGGATTCGAACCCAAGTCAAAAGCTCCGCAAGCTCTCAGGATATCCAAGCTACCCCATACGTCCGTGTATTTTGTGCGGACCGATCCTTCCGGACCGGTAAACGGTTTGCGCTTCAAGCCTCGCTGTGAGACAGGTAGCGGGTGATGTATCCGGCGATCTTGTTCCTCATGGGAACGTAGGCGACATCGGTCAGGGCTGCAACCATCTCTTTGTTGTTGTTGAAGTCCCTGTTGAAGGCCTGCGGGTACTTGTTGACCAGCTCGATGGATACACGCTTGATGTAAGTGGGTCTGATTCTTCCCATATCTATCACCGTGTGATATGCGTGTGATGAATATGCTTTATTTAAAAGATTGCCCGCGCGTCAAGGCTTCTTTTCCTTGTTCCAGGGATGGCCGCAGCACTTGGAACCCTCGGGACACGGCCCCCTGGCGCATGCGGGGCCGGCCCCCCTGAAGATCGCAGGGGACACCTTCTGTACGAGCTCGAGCATCTGCTTGGCCATCTCGCGGATCTCCCACTGGGCCCTGTTGCAGCAACGGAGGTTGAAGAAGTGCCAGAGTTCCCTCGCGTTCATGGTGATGGTTATGTTGGTGGTGCATCCGTTGGGGAGAACGTATCTCGCGTCCTCGGCGGGGATCCCCATGTCCTCCAGCTTCCCATAGGCCTTCCAGATGGCGTCCATGGTATCCAGGTAGAGTTTCTCCGCCTCGGGATTCCCCTTGACGGTCTCGGGGACGACAAAGGTGGGATCCTTCAGGGAAACATACCTCTGGCTCTGTTGGGAGAACGAGGCAATCCTGTGCCTGACGAGCTGGTGGGTGAGGGACCTGGAGACACCCTCCACGGAGAAGGTGAAGTTGGCGTGCTCGATGACGGAGTGGTGCCCCATGGAGACGACGTGGGAGAGGAACTCCTCCGGGTTCTTGACGGTGTCCCTCAGTTCCGATGCGCCCTTGTCCGAGTAACAGGAACGCGCGGCGGCCGCGCAGATGCGGTCTGCGTCCTGAGTGTATGCGAGCAGCGTTACCTTCATTCGTCTCCTCCCTCCCAAATCTCCGTCTTGATCCTGTTGAGCTGATCGGGGTCGGATAGTTCTCTGAGCCTTATAACCCTCTTCTCCGACTCCTGCGGAATCAGTTTGAGCAGACCGTCCACGTGGCCGTCCCCGACCACGACGATGACGTTGCTGTGGGTTTCCATGACCTCCCTGATCTTCGCGGCCATGTACTCGTTGCGCTCGTCGATGAGCACGCGGACGAGGGTCGGGTACTTCCTCCTGAAGTCCTCCACATAAGCCGCCTCGTCCTTGGAGTAGTCCTTCTGAGTCTTCCCGACCTTCCTCTTGCCCCCAATCTTGTCGGAGATCTGCGAGAAACGGTAGCGGAGACGCTCCATGGTGCCCATCTCGTTCCACATTTTCGCCATGACCTGCTGGGCATCCTTGTCGATGCAGAAAATGTGGGCGTCAAGCGCCTTCCCGGCGGTGACGGCGGCGAGCATGTCCGCCCCCGGCTGGCTGCCGTGCTCCCTGGACATCCTCTCCTGGTACCTGGCGTTCTTGCGATACACCGGCGGGGCATTCTTCATGTGCCCCTTGGGGGTGCCGTCGGACTCGATGCCCCTAGCCTCGAGGTCCTTCTTCACGGCCTCCCTGTCGCCGATGAGGGCGTGGTAGCGGAGGTCGTCCAGCTCCACGCAGACCGCGTCGGGCCACAGATGCTTCACGATGAACGCGACCGAATCGCCGATCTTGAAAACGTGGCCGGTGCCGATGATCGTGAGCATGATGCATCCCCGTATGGCACGGGACGTATTATCGTTACCGTTTTGCTGATGAGTCCAACATCAGTAGCCTTTAACCTCTCGCTACGCAGTCTTTCACTCATGTCCGAACCGATTACCGAGAACGAGGTCCTCGAGGTGCTCAGGGAGAACCCCATGATCTGCACCAGGGCCATGATCAAGAAGCTCCGCCCGGACGATTTCGAGCACGGCACCGGGGACGCCTACAGGGCGCACCTGGATTCCCTCAAGCCCCTCCTCATGTCCATGTGGAGCCGCGGGATCATCGTCTCATCGAAGACTCAGTGCTGCACCTTCAACCTGAAGCAGTGGCAGCTCGCGTGAATTTGATTTATACCCTGCACGATAACCCTCCCATGCGCAGACAGTACGACCTCGTGTGTTTCGACATGGACGGGACCCTCACCAAGATGAGGAGCTCCTGGAAGTGGATACACGACTGCCTCGGGGTGGACAGCGAGCCCAACTACCAGGCTTTCCTCAGGCAAGAAATAGACGAGGACGAGTTCATGCGCAGGGACATCGCCCTGTGGACCGGTAAGAGACCGGGCTTCTCCGAGGGCGACCTGATACACTGCTTCCAGGACATGCCCCTCATCGACGGCATTCAGGAAACCGTCGCATCCCTGCAGGAGTGCGGGATGAAGTGTGTCATCATCTCCGGCGGGATCGACCTGGCGGCGAAGATGCTGATGAACGAGTTCGGATTCGACGACTGCGTCGCCGACCACGTGGTCACCAACCCCGACGGCACCTTAGCGGGATACGGCGAGAAGATCGTAGACCTCGCGGACAAGGGGGTTTGGGTCACCGAGTACCAGAAGCGCTACGGCACCACTCCCGGGAGGACGGTCTCCATCGGGAACTCCTTCACGGACATCCCCATGTTCAGGAGGTCCGGGAGGTCAATCGCCTTCAACCCCATGGACGAGTACACCAGCGGAGCCGCCACCGATGTGGTGAAGTCGGACAACATCGCGGATGTCCTGGACCTTCTCCTGCCAGGCGACGGCGGGAACTGAATCACTCGTCGTCGAAGTCCATGACGGCCTCGTCGGAGAACTCCTCGAAGGAACCGTCCTCGGACTCGGTCTGACCGTGGCGGACGATCTTCGCGTAGATGCGCGAGATGTCCCTTGCCTCCGCGCTTCCGCGGCGCAGGAGCTTCTCCTTGGTCTTGATGGTGGTGATGACCGCGTCCCACTTGTCGAAGTGCATCATCATGCCGACGGCGAACTCGTCGTCGGGCTCCGCCTCGGTGTACATGGGATAGGTGCGGGTGTTGTCGTTGACGGACACCTTGACCTGCAGGACGTCGTAATCCTTCACCCAAAGCTCCTTGATTTCGGTAGCCTGGCACTTCTTCCTCTTGTTGGACATCCCCTTGTCGATGATCTGCGTGATGCAGACGTTCCTGCCGTCGTCCAGCTGGAACTCGTCGCCCACCTCCAGTATCTCCGATTCCAGAAGGACGGTCTCGGTGCTGTCGGTGGTGTCGGCGGTGCTGACCATGACCTTGACGGTCAGGGGCTTGGGCAGACGGATGGTACCGGTGAAGACCCTGCCGCACTCGGTGCACCTGAAGGTGCCCGTGACGTTGGAGTTGCCGAGCCTAGCTTTCAGTATCTTGTGCTCGGTGGTGTCCCTGCAGTCGGGGCATTCATAGACGATCGTGTCGGGTAACTCGTCTGCCATTTCGATCACTTGTTCGATAGATATCTGATATTTAAAACCTCGAAGACCGTACAAATAACATGATTTCCCCTAAATAATCGATAAACTGATGCTAAAATGGATGGAATGTACCTAACATATATTGATGAATCTGGGAAAGCAGACCGCAATCGCCCAGAACCAGAATATGTTCTAGCATCTCTGACTATAAACGAATCAGTCTGGAGAGACATCGATAACAGGGTGCGTATTCTGAAAGAACAATAGCCACAGAGTCTCGAGTTAAAAAAATATGACCTTGCAACAAATAATCGTTATACCCTTCATCTTTTGGGGTTGATGAACGGCGCCCCGTGCCCCGGGACGATGACATCCGCCCATTTGGATATCCTGTTCATGGATTCCAATGCCTGCTTCTCGTCGACGTTGAGCCTCGGCGGGATGCCTTTGACCAGGTTGTCCTTGGTGGGTATGGCGTCGCCTGCGATGGCATACCTTCTGTCCTCCCCCTCCACGAAGACGCTCATCGAGCCCGCAGAGTGGCCGGGGGTGTGCACCAGCTTCACTCCCTTAGCGATCTCGACCTCGTCCACCTCTATGACCTCTGCACCCTCCAGCTCCTCCCCGGAGTGGATGATGACCTTCGCCTTGGGGAACATCCCGTTGTTGCCTATGTGATCGGGATGGACATGGGTGAGCACCACCGTGTCGATGTCCTCCGGGAACACCTTTCCGATCTGCTTCAGGGCGATCTTGATGCCTGGTTTCATGGATTCCCCGCTGGTGTCCACGACGATGTTGTGCCCGGGGCAGCGGATGAGCGTGGATGTGGAGAAGGTCTCGCCGGGGATCACATTGCCGTCGGCGTCGCGCTCGAGGTGCCCGATCACAAGAACATCGATGGAGGTCATGCCCTTGTATGTCCTCGTAAAGTTGAATAGGTTACTGCGCGATTCCGACGCATGGAGTACCGCCCAGACCTCACGATCATGTCGGACAGCGAGGTCTACCCGCCGTCGGAGGACTCGGTCATGTTCATCGAGGCCCTGGAGATCCGCAGGGGGATGAGGGTCCTGGAGATCGGATGCGGTTCCGGCGTGGTCTCCATCCACTGTGCCCTTAACGGCGCGGAGGTGACCTGCGGCGACGTCAATCCCAAGGCGGTGGAACTGGCCAACAGGAACGCGGAGGCCAACGGCGTGAGGATCAACGCGGTCGGGACCGACGTCTATTCCGGCATCGATGGGAAGTTCGACCTCATCCTCTTCAACCTCCCGTATCTCCCCGTGGACGAGGAGGGGGAGCTAGCCAAGGCCTGGTCCGGAGGCGAGGACGGGATGGGGCCGCTGCCCCGTCTGTTGGAGGGCGCACCCGAGCATCTGCTGCCCGGAGGACGGGTCGCAGTTGTAGTCTCGAGCCTGATGGACCGGAAAAGACTGGAAGAGGTCATCGGCGGACGCCCATGCAGAGTGCTGAAGGAGCTGCCGCTGTTCTTCGAGAAGCTCAGCGTGCTTGAGATCTCATTCTAAGCCTATCTCGCGGAAGTACGGGATCAGACCGTCGAGGGTCTCGGCCACGCATTCGAGCATGTCGAGCTGCTTCTCATCGGGTTCCGATACATCTGGCACTG
This is a stretch of genomic DNA from Thermoplasmatales archaeon BRNA1. It encodes these proteins:
- a CDS encoding SSU ribosomal protein S17E, which produces MGRIRPTYIKRVSIELVNKYPQAFNRDFNNNKEMVAALTDVAYVPMRNKIAGYITRYLSHSEA
- a CDS encoding thymidylate synthase (FAD), giving the protein MKVTLLAYTQDADRICAAAARSCYSDKGASELRDTVKNPEEFLSHVVSMGHHSVIEHANFTFSVEGVSRSLTHQLVRHRIASFSQQSQRYVSLKDPTFVVPETVKGNPEAEKLYLDTMDAIWKAYGKLEDMGIPAEDARYVLPNGCTTNITITMNARELWHFFNLRCCNRAQWEIREMAKQMLELVQKVSPAIFRGAGPACARGPCPEGSKCCGHPWNKEKKP
- a CDS encoding pheromone shutdown -like protein (traB), yielding MLTIIGTGHVFKIGDSVAFIVKHLWPDAVCVELDDLRYHALIGDREAVKKDLEARGIESDGTPKGHMKNAPPVYRKNARYQERMSREHGSQPGADMLAAVTAGKALDAHIFCIDKDAQQVMAKMWNEMGTMERLRYRFSQISDKIGGKRKVGKTQKDYSKDEAAYVEDFRRKYPTLVRVLIDERNEYMAAKIREVMETHSNVIVVVGDGHVDGLLKLIPQESEKRVIRLRELSDPDQLNRIKTEIWEGGDE
- a CDS encoding Haloacid Dehalogenase superfamily, subfamily IB, phosphoserine phosphatase-like protein, with amino-acid sequence MRRQYDLVCFDMDGTLTKMRSSWKWIHDCLGVDSEPNYQAFLRQEIDEDEFMRRDIALWTGKRPGFSEGDLIHCFQDMPLIDGIQETVASLQECGMKCVIISGGIDLAAKMLMNEFGFDDCVADHVVTNPDGTLAGYGEKIVDLADKGVWVTEYQKRYGTTPGRTVSIGNSFTDIPMFRRSGRSIAFNPMDEYTSGAATDVVKSDNIADVLDLLLPGDGGN
- a CDS encoding putative archaeal Zn-finger protein — encoded protein: MADELPDTIVYECPDCRDTTEHKILKARLGNSNVTGTFRCTECGRVFTGTIRLPKPLTVKVMVSTADTTDSTETVLLESEILEVGDEFQLDDGRNVCITQIIDKGMSNKRKKCQATEIKELWVKDYDVLQVKVSVNDNTRTYPMYTEAEPDDEFAVGMMMHFDKWDAVITTIKTKEKLLRRGSAEARDISRIYAKIVRHGQTESEDGSFEEFSDEAVMDFDDE
- a CDS encoding Zn-dependent hydrolase, including glyoxylase; this encodes MTSIDVLVIGHLERDADGNVIPGETFSTSTLIRCPGHNIVVDTSGESMKPGIKIALKQIGKVFPEDIDTVVLTHVHPDHIGNNGMFPKAKVIIHSGEELEGAEVIEVDEVEIAKGVKLVHTPGHSAGSMSVFVEGEDRRYAIAGDAIPTKDNLVKGIPPRLNVDEKQALESMNRISKWADVIVPGHGAPFINPKR
- a CDS encoding HemK-related putative methylase, translated to MEYRPDLTIMSDSEVYPPSEDSVMFIEALEIRRGMRVLEIGCGSGVVSIHCALNGAEVTCGDVNPKAVELANRNAEANGVRINAVGTDVYSGIDGKFDLILFNLPYLPVDEEGELAKAWSGGEDGMGPLPRLLEGAPEHLLPGGRVAVVVSSLMDRKRLEEVIGGRPCRVLKELPLFFEKLSVLEISF